A genomic segment from Klebsiella africana encodes:
- a CDS encoding exoribonuclease II, protein MFQDNPLLAQLKQQLHSQTPRAEGVVKGTEKGFGFLEVDAQKSYFIPPPQMKKVMHGDRIVAVIHSEKDRESAEPETLVEPFLTRFVGKVQKKDDRLAIVPDHPLLKDAIPCRAARGVEHDFKQGDWAVAEMRRHPLKGDRGFYAELTQFITFSDDHFVPWWVTLARHNLEKEAPDGVATEMLDEGLTRRDLTALDFVTIDSASTEDMDDALYAESSADGKLLLTVAIADPTAWIAEGSKLDNAAKVRAFTNYLPGFNIPMLPRELSDDLCSLRANEERPVLACRMTLAADGTIEDNIEFFAATIESKAKLAYDDVSDWLEGRGSWQPGSDAIAQQITLLKDVCQRRSEWRQTHALVFKDRPDYRFVLGEKGEVLDIVAEPRRIANRIVEESMIAANICAARVLRDKLGFGVYNVHTGFDPANTEQLAALLKTHDIHVDPTEVLTLEGFCKLRRELDAQPTGFLDSRIRRFQSFAEISTEPGPHFGLGLEAYATWTSPIRKYGDMINHRLLKAIIKGETIARPQDEATVQMAERRRLNRMAERDVADWLYARFLNDKAGTDTRFAAEIIDVSRGGMRVRLVDNGAVAFIPAPFLHAVRDELVCSQENGTVQIKGEVVYKVTDVIDVTIAEVRMETRSIIARPAA, encoded by the coding sequence ATGTTTCAGGATAACCCGCTGCTAGCGCAGCTTAAACAGCAACTGCATTCCCAGACGCCGCGCGCGGAAGGGGTCGTTAAGGGCACGGAAAAGGGCTTTGGCTTCCTCGAAGTGGACGCTCAGAAGAGCTACTTCATTCCGCCGCCGCAGATGAAAAAAGTGATGCATGGCGACCGTATCGTCGCGGTGATCCATTCTGAAAAAGATCGCGAAAGCGCCGAACCAGAGACCCTGGTTGAGCCCTTCCTGACCCGTTTCGTCGGTAAAGTCCAGAAGAAAGACGATCGCCTCGCTATCGTTCCTGACCATCCGCTGCTGAAAGACGCCATTCCCTGCCGCGCCGCCCGCGGCGTTGAGCACGATTTTAAACAAGGTGACTGGGCCGTCGCCGAGATGCGCCGTCATCCATTAAAAGGCGACCGTGGGTTTTACGCGGAGCTGACCCAGTTTATCACCTTTAGTGACGATCACTTCGTCCCCTGGTGGGTAACGCTGGCGCGCCATAATCTCGAAAAAGAAGCCCCGGACGGCGTCGCCACTGAGATGCTCGACGAAGGGTTGACCCGCCGTGACTTAACCGCTCTCGACTTTGTCACCATCGACAGCGCCAGCACCGAAGATATGGACGATGCGCTGTATGCTGAATCTAGCGCCGATGGCAAACTGCTGCTGACGGTCGCCATTGCCGACCCGACCGCCTGGATTGCCGAAGGCAGCAAGCTGGATAACGCCGCAAAAGTGCGCGCCTTTACCAACTACCTGCCAGGTTTCAATATTCCGATGCTGCCACGCGAGCTGTCAGACGACCTCTGCTCCCTGCGTGCCAACGAAGAGCGCCCGGTACTGGCCTGCCGGATGACTCTGGCAGCCGATGGCACCATCGAAGACAACATCGAATTCTTTGCCGCCACCATCGAATCAAAAGCCAAGCTGGCCTATGACGACGTTTCTGACTGGCTGGAAGGCCGCGGCAGCTGGCAGCCGGGCAGCGACGCGATCGCCCAGCAGATTACGCTGCTGAAGGACGTATGTCAGCGTCGTAGCGAATGGCGCCAGACCCATGCGCTGGTGTTCAAAGACCGTCCGGACTACCGTTTCGTTCTTGGTGAAAAAGGCGAAGTGCTGGACATCGTCGCGGAACCGCGTCGCATTGCCAACCGCATTGTTGAAGAGTCGATGATCGCCGCCAACATCTGTGCCGCACGCGTTCTGCGCGACAAGCTCGGCTTCGGTGTTTATAACGTCCATACCGGCTTCGACCCGGCGAATACCGAACAGCTGGCCGCCCTGCTGAAAACCCACGACATACATGTCGACCCGACGGAGGTTCTGACCCTGGAAGGGTTCTGCAAACTGCGCCGCGAACTGGACGCCCAGCCGACCGGATTCCTCGACAGCCGCATTCGCCGCTTCCAGTCGTTTGCGGAAATCAGCACCGAGCCGGGCCCGCACTTTGGTCTTGGGCTTGAAGCTTACGCCACCTGGACTTCGCCGATCCGTAAGTATGGCGACATGATTAACCATCGTCTGCTGAAGGCCATCATCAAAGGTGAGACCATTGCGCGTCCGCAGGATGAAGCCACCGTGCAGATGGCGGAGCGCCGTCGTCTTAACCGCATGGCGGAACGCGATGTCGCTGACTGGCTGTATGCCCGTTTCCTCAACGACAAAGCCGGGACCGATACCCGCTTTGCGGCGGAGATTATCGACGTCAGCCGCGGCGGGATGCGCGTACGTCTGGTGGACAATGGCGCGGTTGCCTTTATTCCGGCCCCATTCCTCCACGCCGTACGCGACGAACTGGTGTGCAGCCAGGAGAACGGCACCGTGCAGATCAAGGGCGAAGTGGTCTACAAAGTCACCGACGTTATCGATGTCACCATCGCCGAAGTCCGCATGGAAACCCGCAGCATTATTGCGCGTCCGGCAGCCTGA
- a CDS encoding YciZ family protein: MSDVNAHLLAQRIDTVLDILVAGDYHSAIHNLEILKAELLALAADDAEQQNQPKAPWEI, from the coding sequence ATGTCAGATGTGAATGCCCACCTGCTCGCTCAACGTATCGATACCGTGCTGGATATTCTGGTTGCCGGTGATTATCACTCTGCAATCCATAATCTGGAGATCCTCAAAGCGGAGCTGCTGGCGCTGGCGGCGGACGACGCGGAGCAACAAAACCAGCCTAAGGCTCCCTGGGAAATCTGA
- the yciT gene encoding DNA-binding transcriptional regulator YciT: MNARQQSILQVVIDKGRMSVADLAKMTGVSEVTIRQDLNLLEKQSYLRRTHGYAVPLDSEDVETRMMTHFAIKRELASRAAALVNAGETVFIENGSSNALLARTLAERGDITIITVSSYIAHLLKETPGEVILLGGIYQKRSESMVGPLTRQFIQQVHFSKAFIGIDGWQADTGFTGRDMMRADVVNAVLEKHCEAIILSDSSKFSAVHPYPLGPAGRFNRVITDDRLPGACRDQLIRSGLLVDIVPHT; this comes from the coding sequence ATGAACGCCCGACAACAAAGTATTTTGCAAGTGGTCATCGATAAAGGCCGCATGAGCGTCGCCGATCTGGCGAAGATGACCGGTGTCTCAGAGGTCACTATTCGCCAGGACCTGAATCTGCTGGAGAAGCAGAGCTATCTGCGCCGCACCCATGGTTATGCCGTCCCGCTGGACAGCGAAGATGTCGAAACCCGCATGATGACTCATTTTGCCATTAAGCGTGAACTGGCCAGCCGGGCAGCGGCGCTGGTGAACGCTGGCGAAACCGTGTTTATCGAAAACGGTAGCAGCAACGCCCTGCTGGCGCGTACCCTGGCTGAACGGGGAGATATCACCATTATCACCGTCAGCAGCTATATTGCCCACCTGTTGAAAGAGACGCCAGGAGAGGTGATCCTGCTGGGCGGGATATACCAGAAACGCAGTGAGAGCATGGTGGGCCCCTTGACCCGCCAGTTCATTCAGCAGGTACATTTTAGTAAAGCCTTCATCGGGATCGATGGCTGGCAAGCAGACACCGGCTTTACCGGCCGCGATATGATGCGTGCGGATGTAGTAAACGCTGTGCTGGAAAAACATTGCGAGGCGATCATCCTCAGCGACAGCTCTAAATTCAGCGCGGTTCACCCCTATCCTCTGGGGCCTGCCGGCCGCTTTAATCGCGTTATCACCGACGATCGGCTGCCGGGCGCGTGCCGCGATCAGCTTATCCGTAGTGGTCTCCTCGTCGATATCGTCCCTCACACCTGA
- the osmB gene encoding osmotically-inducible lipoprotein OsmB has translation MTSTSKKMAAVVLAVTVAMSLSACSNMSKRDRNTAIGAGAGAIGGAVLTDGSALGTLGGAAVGGIIGHQVGK, from the coding sequence ATGACTTCAACGAGCAAAAAAATGGCTGCTGTCGTTCTGGCTGTCACTGTAGCAATGTCTCTGAGCGCTTGCTCTAACATGTCCAAACGCGATCGCAACACCGCAATCGGTGCTGGCGCGGGCGCCATCGGTGGGGCAGTGTTAACTGACGGTAGCGCGCTCGGTACCCTGGGCGGGGCAGCAGTCGGTGGTATTATTGGTCACCAGGTCGGCAAATAA
- the yciH gene encoding stress response translation initiation inhibitor YciH, translating into MSDSNSRLVYSTESGRIDEAKPAPVRPKGDGIVRIQRQTSGRKGKGVCLISGIDADDAALTALAAELKKKCGCGGAVKDGVIEIQGDKRDLLKSLLEAKGMKVKLAGG; encoded by the coding sequence ATGAGCGATTCCAATAGCCGCCTGGTTTACTCCACGGAATCCGGGCGTATCGACGAGGCAAAACCGGCGCCAGTGCGCCCTAAAGGAGACGGCATTGTACGTATCCAGCGTCAGACCAGCGGTCGCAAGGGCAAAGGCGTCTGCCTGATTAGCGGCATTGATGCCGATGATGCTGCGCTAACGGCCCTGGCGGCAGAGCTGAAAAAGAAATGTGGTTGTGGCGGCGCGGTGAAAGATGGCGTGATCGAAATCCAGGGTGATAAACGCGATTTACTCAAATCGCTGCTTGAGGCGAAAGGGATGAAGGTTAAGTTAGCCGGCGGTTGA
- the pyrF gene encoding orotidine-5'-phosphate decarboxylase codes for MTSTAITSSRAVTSSPVVVALDYDNRDKALAFVDRIDPRDCRLKVGKEMFTLLGPQFVRELHQRGFEVFLDLKFHDIPNTTARAVAAAAELGVWMVNVHASGGARMMTAAREALLPFGKDAPLLIAVTVLTSMESSDLQDLGITLSPADYAAKLAALTQRCGLDGVVCSAQEAVRFKQELGQAFKLVTPGIRPQGSDAGDQRRIMTPEQAQQAGVDYMVIGRPVTQSADPAATLRAINVSLSKEA; via the coding sequence ATGACGTCTACAGCTATCACATCTTCCCGCGCTGTCACTTCCTCTCCCGTAGTGGTTGCGCTCGACTATGACAATCGCGATAAAGCGCTGGCCTTTGTCGACCGTATCGACCCGCGCGACTGCCGTCTGAAGGTGGGTAAAGAGATGTTCACCCTGCTGGGGCCGCAGTTCGTACGCGAGCTGCACCAGCGCGGGTTTGAGGTATTCCTTGACCTTAAGTTTCACGATATTCCTAACACTACCGCCCGTGCGGTGGCCGCAGCGGCTGAGCTGGGCGTATGGATGGTGAATGTCCATGCCTCCGGCGGGGCGCGAATGATGACCGCCGCGCGGGAAGCGCTGCTGCCGTTTGGAAAAGATGCGCCGCTGCTCATCGCTGTCACCGTGCTCACCAGCATGGAATCCAGCGACCTACAGGATCTGGGCATTACCTTATCCCCGGCGGATTATGCGGCGAAGCTGGCAGCGCTTACTCAGCGCTGCGGTCTGGACGGGGTGGTGTGTTCAGCTCAGGAGGCAGTGCGCTTCAAACAGGAACTGGGGCAGGCGTTTAAACTGGTGACCCCGGGGATCCGTCCGCAGGGCAGCGACGCTGGCGATCAGCGGCGGATCATGACCCCGGAGCAGGCCCAGCAAGCAGGGGTGGATTATATGGTGATTGGTCGTCCGGTGACGCAGTCGGCCGATCCTGCCGCAACGCTGCGGGCGATCAACGTCTCGTTGTCAAAGGAGGCATAA
- the lapB gene encoding lipopolysaccharide assembly protein LapB, which produces MLELLFLLLPVAAAYGWYMGRRSAQQSKQDDASRLSRDYVAGVNFLLSNQQDKAVDLFLDMLKEDTGTVEAHLTLGNLFRSRGEVDRAIRIHQSLMESASLTYDQRLLAVQQLGRDYMAAGLYDRAEDMFKQLVDETDFRLGALQQLLQIYQATSDWQSAIEVAERLVKLGKEKHRGEIANFWCELALQQMAANDLDKAMALLKKGASADRTSARVSIMMGRVWMEKGDYAKAVESLERVIDQDKELVGETLEMLQTCYQQLGKADEWEVFLRRCVEENTGATAELMLAQILEQREGVEAAQNYVTRQLERHPTMRVFHKLMDYHLNEAEEGRAKESLGVLRNMVGEQVRSKPRYRCQKCGFTAHTLYWHCPSCRSWATIKPIRGLDGQ; this is translated from the coding sequence ATGCTGGAGTTGTTGTTTCTGCTTTTACCCGTTGCCGCCGCTTACGGCTGGTATATGGGCCGCAGAAGTGCACAACAGTCCAAACAGGACGATGCGAGCCGCCTGTCACGGGATTACGTGGCGGGGGTAAACTTCCTGCTCAGTAACCAGCAGGATAAGGCCGTCGACCTGTTCCTTGATATGCTGAAAGAGGATACCGGCACCGTCGAGGCGCACCTGACGCTCGGTAACCTGTTCCGTTCCCGTGGCGAGGTTGACCGCGCGATTCGGATCCACCAGAGCCTGATGGAAAGCGCATCGTTAACCTACGATCAGCGCCTGCTGGCCGTTCAGCAGCTGGGGCGCGACTATATGGCCGCCGGGTTGTACGATCGCGCGGAAGACATGTTTAAGCAGCTGGTGGATGAGACCGATTTTCGTCTCGGCGCCCTGCAGCAACTGCTGCAGATCTATCAGGCGACGAGCGACTGGCAGTCGGCGATTGAAGTGGCTGAACGACTGGTGAAGCTGGGTAAAGAGAAACATCGTGGCGAGATCGCCAACTTCTGGTGCGAGCTGGCCCTACAGCAGATGGCGGCCAACGATCTGGATAAAGCGATGGCCCTGTTGAAAAAAGGTGCCTCCGCTGACCGCACCAGCGCCCGGGTGTCGATCATGATGGGCCGGGTGTGGATGGAAAAGGGTGATTACGCCAAAGCGGTGGAAAGCCTCGAGCGGGTTATCGATCAGGATAAAGAGCTGGTGGGCGAGACGCTGGAGATGCTGCAGACCTGCTACCAGCAGCTCGGTAAAGCCGATGAATGGGAAGTTTTCCTGCGGCGCTGCGTTGAAGAGAACACCGGGGCGACTGCCGAACTGATGCTGGCGCAAATTCTTGAGCAACGGGAAGGGGTCGAAGCGGCGCAAAATTATGTGACCCGCCAGCTGGAACGCCACCCGACCATGCGTGTCTTCCATAAGTTGATGGACTACCATCTCAACGAAGCGGAAGAAGGGCGGGCGAAAGAAAGCCTTGGGGTGCTGCGAAACATGGTTGGTGAGCAGGTGCGCAGCAAACCGCGTTACCGCTGCCAGAAATGCGGCTTTACGGCGCATACTCTTTACTGGCATTGCCCATCCTGCCGCTCCTGGGCAACCATCAAACCGATTCGCGGCCTCGATGGCCAATAG
- a CDS encoding LapA family protein: protein MKYLLIFLLVLAIFVISVTLGAQNDQQVTFNYLLAQGEFRISTLLAVLFAAGFAIGWLICGLFWLRVRVSLARAERKIKRLEHQIAPVSPAAADAGVPAVKE, encoded by the coding sequence GTGAAATATTTACTCATTTTCTTACTGGTGTTAGCAATCTTCGTCATTTCAGTAACGCTGGGGGCGCAGAATGACCAACAGGTCACTTTCAACTATTTACTCGCTCAGGGTGAATTCCGCATATCGACGCTGCTGGCGGTGCTGTTTGCCGCGGGCTTTGCCATCGGCTGGCTGATCTGTGGCCTGTTCTGGCTGCGGGTGCGTGTCTCACTAGCGCGCGCGGAGCGTAAAATTAAGCGTCTTGAGCATCAGATTGCCCCCGTCAGTCCGGCCGCTGCCGACGCAGGCGTGCCTGCCGTGAAGGAATAA
- the pgpB gene encoding phosphatidylglycerophosphatase B: MLLIARRTALAAALLLIMPLAVWLSGWLWQPGLPVAWLKILWWVTETVTQPWGIITHVVLCAWFLWCLRFRLRAALILFLILAAAILVGQGAKSWVKARVQEPRPFVIWLENTRQVPVTQFYALKRKERAKLVHEQLAQAQDIPPFLRKHWQKETGFAFPSGHTMFAASWALLAAGLLWPRRRWGTIAVLLVWATAVMGSRLALGMHWPLDLIVATLISWLLVTVACWLTQRLCGPLSPPGEEAQDIKKRTTEAE, from the coding sequence ATGCTGTTAATTGCCCGACGAACCGCTCTCGCGGCGGCGCTGCTGCTGATCATGCCCCTTGCCGTCTGGCTGTCTGGCTGGCTGTGGCAGCCAGGGCTGCCGGTCGCCTGGCTGAAAATACTGTGGTGGGTGACAGAAACCGTGACCCAGCCATGGGGGATCATCACGCATGTTGTGCTGTGCGCCTGGTTTCTCTGGTGTCTGCGCTTTCGCCTGCGCGCGGCGCTGATCCTGTTCCTTATCCTCGCCGCCGCCATCCTGGTGGGACAGGGGGCGAAATCCTGGGTCAAGGCGCGAGTCCAGGAGCCGAGACCCTTTGTCATCTGGCTGGAAAACACACGCCAGGTGCCGGTGACGCAATTCTATGCGTTGAAGCGCAAAGAACGCGCTAAACTGGTGCATGAACAGCTGGCACAGGCGCAGGATATCCCGCCCTTTTTACGCAAGCACTGGCAGAAGGAGACCGGGTTTGCCTTCCCGTCTGGTCACACGATGTTCGCCGCCAGCTGGGCGTTGCTCGCCGCCGGGCTGCTGTGGCCGCGTCGGCGCTGGGGCACGATCGCGGTGCTGCTGGTGTGGGCGACGGCGGTGATGGGCAGTCGCCTGGCGCTGGGCATGCACTGGCCGCTGGATCTCATCGTCGCTACGCTGATCTCCTGGCTGTTGGTCACCGTGGCCTGCTGGCTGACGCAGCGTCTCTGCGGACCGCTCTCACCGCCCGGGGAAGAGGCGCAGGATATTAAAAAACGGACAACCGAAGCAGAGTAA
- the ribA gene encoding GTP cyclohydrolase II: MQLKRVAEAKLPTPWGDFLMVGFEELATGQDHVALVYGDISGQTPVLARVHSECLTGDALFSLRCDCGFQLEAALSHIAEEGRGILLYHRQEGRNIGLLNKIRAYALQDQGYDTVEANHQLGFAADERDFTLCADMFKLLNVEQVRLLTNNPKKVEILTEAGINIVERVPLIVGRNPKNAHYLDTKAAKMGHLLNSKPAE, from the coding sequence ATGCAGCTTAAACGTGTGGCAGAAGCCAAACTGCCAACCCCCTGGGGCGATTTCCTGATGGTGGGTTTTGAAGAACTGGCAACCGGACAGGATCATGTCGCGCTGGTTTATGGCGATATTTCAGGGCAGACGCCCGTTCTGGCCCGAGTACATTCAGAATGCCTGACCGGCGATGCCCTGTTTAGCCTGCGCTGTGATTGCGGCTTTCAACTGGAGGCGGCCCTGTCGCATATCGCTGAAGAGGGCCGGGGGATCCTGCTCTATCATCGCCAGGAAGGACGTAACATCGGGTTATTGAATAAAATTCGCGCCTATGCGCTGCAGGACCAGGGCTATGACACCGTCGAGGCGAACCATCAGCTTGGCTTCGCCGCCGATGAGCGCGACTTCACCCTGTGCGCCGATATGTTCAAACTGCTCAACGTTGAGCAAGTGCGGTTATTAACCAATAACCCGAAAAAAGTGGAAATTCTTACCGAAGCCGGGATCAACATCGTGGAGCGCGTGCCGCTGATTGTCGGGCGCAACCCGAAAAACGCCCACTATCTGGACACCAAAGCCGCCAAGATGGGTCATCTGCTGAACAGCAAGCCGGCGGAATAA
- the acnA gene encoding aconitate hydratase AcnA, with product MSSTLREASKDTLQVNEKTWHYYSLPLAEKELGDISRLPKSLKVLMENLLRWQDGDSVTEEDIRALAGWLQQAHADREIAYRPARVLMQDFTGVPAVVDLAAMREAVKRLGGDTAKVNPLSPVDLVIDHSVTVDRFGDDEAFEDNVRLEMERNHERYAFLRWGQQAFSRFSVVPPGTGICHQVNLEYLGRAVWSEEVNGKWMAWPDTLVGTDSHTTMINGLGVLGWGVGGIEAEAAMLGQPVSMLIPDVVGFKLSGKLREGITATDLVLTVTQMLRQHGVVGKFVEFYGDGLDTLPLADRATIANMAPEYGATCGFFPIDDVTLSYMRLSGRSEEQVALVEAYAKAQGMWRQPGDEPVFTSTLALDMGSVEASLAGPKRPQDRVALGDVPKAFAASGELEVNHLQRQRQPVDYTLNGHHYSLPDGAVAIAAITSCTNTSNPSVLMAAGLLAKKAVERGLQPQPWVKASLAPGSKVVSDYLAHAGLTPYLDQLGFNLVGYGCTTCIGNSGPLPEPIEEAIKKGDLTVGAVLSGNRNFEGRIHPLVKTNWLASPPLVVAYALAGNMNIDLTREPLGQGKNGEPVYLKDIWPSGEEIARAVEQVSTEMFRKEYAEVFSGTDEWKAIKVDASDTYDWQEDSTYIRLSPFFDEMDVEPQPVEDIHGARILAMLGDSVTTDHISPAGSIKADSPAGRYLQEHGVARRDFNSYGSRRGNHEVMMRGTFANIRIRNEMVPGVEGGMTRHLPDSEPVAIYDAAMRYKAEGIPLAVIAGKEYGSGSSRDWAAKGPRLLGIRVVIAESFERIHRSNLIGMGILPLEFPQGVTRKTLQLTGEERIDISNLESLQPGATVPVTVTRADGTQDVIPCRCRIDTATELTYYRNDGILHYVIRNML from the coding sequence ATGTCGTCAACCCTACGAGAAGCCAGTAAGGACACGCTACAGGTCAACGAGAAAACCTGGCACTACTACAGTCTGCCGTTAGCGGAAAAAGAGCTGGGTGATATCAGTCGGCTGCCCAAATCGCTGAAGGTGCTGATGGAAAACCTGCTGCGCTGGCAGGACGGTGACTCGGTAACTGAAGAAGATATTCGTGCCCTGGCCGGCTGGCTGCAACAGGCCCATGCCGACCGGGAGATTGCCTATCGTCCGGCTCGCGTCCTGATGCAGGACTTTACCGGCGTGCCGGCGGTGGTGGATCTGGCCGCGATGCGCGAGGCGGTGAAACGCCTGGGCGGCGATACCGCGAAAGTGAATCCGCTGTCGCCGGTTGACCTGGTGATCGACCACTCGGTGACCGTCGACCGCTTCGGCGATGACGAAGCCTTCGAAGATAACGTCCGTCTGGAAATGGAGCGTAACCACGAGCGCTATGCTTTCCTGCGCTGGGGACAGCAGGCCTTCAGCCGCTTCAGCGTCGTGCCGCCGGGCACCGGTATTTGTCACCAGGTCAACCTCGAATACCTCGGTCGGGCCGTCTGGAGCGAAGAGGTGAATGGGAAGTGGATGGCGTGGCCGGATACTCTGGTAGGTACGGACTCCCATACCACCATGATTAATGGTCTCGGCGTGCTTGGCTGGGGCGTGGGTGGGATTGAGGCGGAAGCCGCCATGCTGGGCCAGCCGGTGTCGATGCTGATCCCGGATGTGGTGGGCTTTAAACTCAGCGGTAAACTGCGTGAAGGTATCACCGCCACTGATCTGGTACTGACCGTTACCCAGATGCTGCGCCAGCACGGTGTCGTCGGCAAATTTGTTGAATTTTACGGCGACGGGCTGGATACCTTACCCCTGGCCGACCGCGCCACCATCGCCAATATGGCGCCGGAGTATGGCGCCACCTGCGGCTTCTTCCCGATCGATGACGTGACGCTCAGCTATATGCGTCTCAGCGGCCGTAGCGAAGAGCAGGTCGCGTTGGTGGAAGCTTATGCCAAAGCGCAGGGCATGTGGCGCCAGCCTGGCGATGAGCCGGTCTTTACCAGCACCCTGGCACTGGATATGGGCAGCGTTGAGGCGAGCCTCGCCGGGCCGAAGCGGCCGCAAGATCGCGTGGCGCTGGGCGATGTGCCGAAAGCCTTTGCCGCCAGCGGCGAGCTGGAGGTTAACCACCTTCAGCGTCAGCGTCAGCCGGTAGACTATACGCTGAACGGGCATCATTACTCGCTGCCGGATGGCGCCGTAGCCATTGCGGCCATCACCTCCTGCACGAACACCTCCAACCCCAGCGTGCTGATGGCCGCTGGTCTGCTGGCGAAAAAAGCCGTGGAACGTGGCCTGCAGCCGCAGCCGTGGGTAAAAGCGTCTCTGGCTCCAGGCTCGAAAGTCGTGTCAGATTATCTGGCTCATGCCGGCCTGACGCCTTACCTCGACCAGCTCGGCTTTAATCTGGTGGGATATGGCTGTACCACCTGTATCGGTAACTCCGGTCCGTTGCCGGAACCGATCGAAGAGGCGATCAAAAAGGGCGATCTGACCGTTGGGGCGGTGCTCTCCGGTAACCGTAACTTCGAAGGGCGTATCCATCCGCTGGTGAAAACCAACTGGCTGGCCTCCCCGCCGCTGGTCGTCGCTTACGCCCTGGCGGGGAACATGAATATCGACCTCACCCGCGAGCCGTTGGGGCAGGGTAAGAATGGCGAGCCGGTTTATCTTAAAGATATCTGGCCGAGCGGGGAGGAGATTGCCCGCGCGGTGGAACAGGTCTCCACCGAGATGTTCCGCAAAGAGTACGCGGAAGTGTTTTCCGGTACTGATGAGTGGAAAGCAATCAAAGTGGACGCGTCAGATACTTATGACTGGCAGGAGGACTCCACCTATATTCGCTTGTCGCCGTTCTTTGACGAGATGGACGTCGAGCCGCAGCCGGTGGAGGATATTCACGGCGCACGGATCCTCGCTATGCTGGGCGATTCAGTAACTACTGACCACATTTCGCCGGCGGGGAGTATCAAAGCCGATAGTCCGGCAGGCCGCTATCTGCAGGAGCATGGGGTTGCCCGGCGTGACTTTAACTCCTACGGTTCCCGTCGCGGTAACCATGAGGTGATGATGCGTGGCACCTTCGCCAATATCCGCATTCGCAACGAAATGGTGCCGGGCGTGGAAGGAGGGATGACCCGCCATCTACCGGATAGCGAACCGGTGGCGATTTACGATGCGGCGATGCGGTATAAAGCCGAAGGCATACCGCTGGCGGTGATCGCCGGCAAGGAGTATGGGTCAGGTTCCAGCCGTGACTGGGCGGCCAAGGGGCCGCGCCTGCTGGGGATCCGGGTGGTGATCGCCGAATCCTTCGAACGTATCCATCGTTCCAACCTGATCGGAATGGGCATTTTGCCGCTGGAGTTCCCGCAAGGTGTGACCCGTAAAACGCTGCAGTTGACCGGGGAGGAGCGGATTGATATCAGCAACCTGGAGTCGCTTCAGCCTGGCGCGACGGTGCCGGTCACGGTTACGCGGGCTGACGGCACGCAGGACGTGATCCCGTGTCGGTGCCGTATCGACACTGCGACCGAGCTGACCTACTACCGCAACGATGGCATCCTGCACTACGTCATCCGTAATATGCTGTAA
- a CDS encoding YmiA family putative membrane protein, with protein sequence MISNIDYMKLAMSYENDKTEIDPVLRSRVWGVVLVGLAMFWSIIALTICNIWIVS encoded by the coding sequence ATGATAAGTAATATCGATTACATGAAACTGGCGATGTCATACGAGAATGACAAAACCGAAATCGATCCCGTTCTGCGTAGTCGCGTATGGGGCGTAGTGTTGGTAGGGCTGGCGATGTTCTGGAGCATCATCGCGCTCACCATCTGCAACATCTGGATTGTCAGCTAA